GCGCTCCCCCGGCGAGAAACGCTCCTCCTCGGTGTTGGACGCACCCTCCACGTAGATGGCGTCGGCCGGGCAGGCCCAGGCGCACAGCTCGCAGCCGATGCACTTCTCCAGCCCGTCGGGATGCCGGTTGAGCTGGTGACGACCGTGGAAACGCTCCTCGGTCGGCTCCTTCTGCTGCGGATACTGCTCGGTGACCGGCTTCTTGAACTGGGTGCCGAACGTCACCGCGAAACCCGAGACCGGATCCCAGAAACGCTCCTTGAACGAGCGGTCTTCGTTGCTCACCGTTGAGCCTCCTCACGAGAGGGAAGAATGCGTACGCCGTTGCGGGCCGGGACCACGGCGCCCGGACCGAACACCAGGGGCTGTGCGGCACCCTTGACCGCGCCGCCCTGCGGCAGGGCCGGGGTCGGGAAGCCACCGGCGGGCGTGCTGACCTGGGGCTCCTTCTCGGGGAGCCGGTTGAGGAAGCCGAGCACGACCACCACTGTGACGGCCAGGCCGAACCCGAAGAGGAACCAGTTGGGGCTGAAGCCGCCCTCGATCGCGGTCATCTTGATCACCGCGACGGCGACGATCCAGGCCAGGCTCGAGGGGAGCAGGACCTTCCAGCCGAGCGACATGAACTGGTCGTAGCGCAGCCGCGGCAGGGTGCCGCGCAGCCAGATGAAGATCCAGATGAAGAAGAACATCTTCAGGAAGAACCACAGCACCGGCAGGTAGCCTTCGTTGGCGCCGGCCCAGAGGGTGCCGAGGCCGAGCGGGGCCCGCCAGCCGCCGAGGAACAGGGTCGTGGCGAGCGCGCTGACGGTGGCCATGTTGATGTATTCGGCCAGGAAGAAGAGCGCGAACTTCAGGCTGGAGTATTCGGTGTGGAAGCCGCCGACCAGCTCACCCTCGGCCTCGGGGAGGTCGAACGGCGCCCGGTTGGTCTCGCCGACCATCGAGATGCAGTAGATCACGAACGACGGCAGCAGCAGCGCCCCGAACCACCAGTCGCGCTGGGCGTCGACGATCTCGCTCGTCGACAGGCTGCCGGACATCAGGAAGACGGTGACGAGCGCCAGCCCCATCGAGACCTCGTAGGAGATCATCTGGGCGCTCGAGCGGAGCCCGCCGAGCAGGGAGTAGGTCGAGCCGGACGCCCAGCCGCCGAGCACGATGCCGTAGATGCCGATGCTGGCGATCGCCATCACGAACAGCACCGCGACCGGAAGGTCGGTCAGCTGCAGCGGCGTACGCTCCCCGAAGAGGTTGACCTCGGGGCCGAACGGGATCACCGAGAACGTCACGAACGCGGGCACACAGGCGAGCACCGGCGCGGTGAGGAAGACGATCTTGTCGGCCTTCTCCGGGGTCAGATCCTCCTTGAGCGCGAGCTTCACGCCGTCGGCGAGGCTCTGCAGGAGGCCGAACGGTCCGTGCCGGTTGGGCCCGATCCGGTGCTGCATCCGGGCGACGACCTTGCGCTCCCACCAGATGTTGAACAGCGTCAGCACCACGCAGACGACGAAGACCAGCAGCACCTTGATCGCGATGATCCACCAAGGATCCTGGCCGAACTGCTCCAGGCCGTTCACTTGGCCCCCTCCACGCTCACGGTCGATCCCGGCGAGGCCAGGTCGGCCCATACGCCGCGCCCGAACGAGTTGGTCGGCACCCAGACGGTGCCCTCGGCCAGCTCTCCCGCCTCTGCCGGGAGCGTCCAGCTGCCCCGGTCGCCGGTGATCGTGACGACGTCACCGACCTGCGCGTGGAGCGCTGCCGGGAGGCGTACGACGGCGGGCCGGGCGGTCGCGCTCAGCGCCTTGTCGCCGCTCTGCAGCGTGCCGTTGTCGAGCATCAGGTGCCAGGTCGCCAGGCGGAAGGTCGAGGTGTTGGTTTCGACACCGCTCGCTGCGCTCGCGGGCTCAACCAGCAGTGCGTCGCTGGTCGAGCCGCCGGAGCCGCTAGGCGGAGGCGTGTCGAGACCAACAGAGTCGTATTCGCGGGTGATGTGCCCCAGCACCTCGGCATCCGAATAGGTCGCGGGCTTGTCGAAGACCTTCCCGAACGGCCTGCGGCGGCCCTCCCAGGTCACGAAGGTGCCCGCCTTCTCCGCGGCGGCAGCGACCGGGAGCACCACGTCGGCACGCTCGGTCACGGCGGTGACCCGCTGCTCGAGGCTGACCACGAAACCGGCGTTGTCGAGCGCGGCCAGGAAGGCGGCCGGGTCGGCGGTGTCGTCGGGGTCGACGCCCGCGACGAGCAGGGCGTCGAGGCCGCCGTGCACGATGCCGGCGGCGTCGAGACCGCCCTCCCCCGGGAGCAGGTCGGCTTCGACCGCGCCCCGGTCGCCCGCACGACGCGGCACCCAGGTGATCATCGCGCCGGTGCGCTCGGCCAGCTCGACGGCCGCGTCGAGCGCGCCGGGGCT
The sequence above is drawn from the Nocardioides albertanoniae genome and encodes:
- the nuoH gene encoding NADH-quinone oxidoreductase subunit NuoH — its product is MNGLEQFGQDPWWIIAIKVLLVFVVCVVLTLFNIWWERKVVARMQHRIGPNRHGPFGLLQSLADGVKLALKEDLTPEKADKIVFLTAPVLACVPAFVTFSVIPFGPEVNLFGERTPLQLTDLPVAVLFVMAIASIGIYGIVLGGWASGSTYSLLGGLRSSAQMISYEVSMGLALVTVFLMSGSLSTSEIVDAQRDWWFGALLLPSFVIYCISMVGETNRAPFDLPEAEGELVGGFHTEYSSLKFALFFLAEYINMATVSALATTLFLGGWRAPLGLGTLWAGANEGYLPVLWFFLKMFFFIWIFIWLRGTLPRLRYDQFMSLGWKVLLPSSLAWIVAVAVIKMTAIEGGFSPNWFLFGFGLAVTVVVVLGFLNRLPEKEPQVSTPAGGFPTPALPQGGAVKGAAQPLVFGPGAVVPARNGVRILPSREEAQR
- the nuoI gene encoding NADH-quinone oxidoreductase subunit NuoI, translating into MSNEDRSFKERFWDPVSGFAVTFGTQFKKPVTEQYPQQKEPTEERFHGRHQLNRHPDGLEKCIGCELCAWACPADAIYVEGASNTEEERFSPGERYGRVYQINYLRCILCGLCIEACPTRALTMTNEYELADTSRESLIYEKQDLLAPLEEGMEAPPHPMFLGNDDTSYYAPEPKERVQ